The following nucleotide sequence is from Candidatus Hydrogenedens sp..
GTTGGCAAACAGGTGACCGCATTTTATCGATTAACGGTACCAAGGTTCATAAATTTAGCGATTTATTTGTTAATGCAACATTAGGAGGTTCATCCGAAGAACATAAAGTGATTCTTGAAAGAACTGAATTAGACGGTTCCATTAAGAAATACATCTCATTTGTAAAACCCCAGGTTATTGAAGGTAGCGAACTTCCAAGGTATGGCGTAGCACCATTTTCATCAGCTCTTATTAAGGAAGTAATCAAGGACATGCCCGCTGAAAAAGCGGGGTTAAAGGAAGGAGATATTATTTTATCTGCAAACGGGAAATGGGTAGACAGAACTACTTTTGTGGAATTTACAGAAAAGACACAAAAAGACGAACCTATAACCTTAATGATCAATAGAAATGAAGAAAAGCAAACTATTCAGGTATACCCAACAACTGTTGGAAGATTAAGGGGAATGACATTAACCGAAACAGGTCTAAAGGATAAACAAAAAGGATTATTAGTTGTTGATATTGAGCCCGAAATACAGGAAAAAACAGGATTACGAAGGAAAGACATTATTACAAAGATTAATGGAGAAGAATTTACCCTCGAAAGATTATACAAGTACGAGAGAGAGCATCCAGGTGAAGAAATAGAAGTTGATGTTTATCGACCTCCTGTCCTCATGGGATTATTAGAAAAGTCCGCAACACTGAAATTAAAAGTAACATTGGACTCTGTTCAGGCAATAGGGGTCGCTTTAGGAGAACGACAAATTAAAGTGAAATATCCACCACACCAGTGGCTAACAGAAGCATTAAAAAAGAGTTATAGTGACCTCCGACAAACTGTACTTGTCCTTAAAGGTTTAATTATGGGTGCAGTTAGCCCTAAAGTCTTAGGTGGTCCTATTATGATTTTTGATGCAACATCAAAAGCGGCAAGCATGGGCATCGATTGGCTTTTAGGTCTAATGGCATTAGTAAGTGTTAACCTCGCTGTGGTTAATCTT
It contains:
- a CDS encoding site-2 protease family protein, translating into MIFSIVVFVIVLSILVFVHELGHFISAKLCNVYVDQFSIGMPPRVIGVKIGETDYCIGALPIGGYVKMAGQEDVPLDEKEREETYGHVPQERWFKFRPLWQRYIIIVSGPLMNFVLAIFIYIILVSKGTLVPEMEVDSKIGKVEEKSPAQSAPLYIYDEHKNEKKDYPETPDTIGWQTGDRILSINGTKVHKFSDLFVNATLGGSSEEHKVILERTELDGSIKKYISFVKPQVIEGSELPRYGVAPFSSALIKEVIKDMPAEKAGLKEGDIILSANGKWVDRTTFVEFTEKTQKDEPITLMINRNEEKQTIQVYPTTVGRLRGMTLTETGLKDKQKGLLVVDIEPEIQEKTGLRRKDIITKINGEEFTLERLYKYEREHPGEEIEVDVYRPPVLMGLLEKSATLKLKVTLDSVQAIGVALGERQIKVKYPPHQWLTEALKKSYSDLRQTVLVLKGLIMGAVSPKVLGGPIMIFDATSKAASMGIDWLLGLMALVSVNLAVVNLLPIPILDGSLVFILTVEALRKKPLSPKFQERFQQVGLVIILLLLILVSWNDIRRILIDIIP